In Leguminivora glycinivorella isolate SPB_JAAS2020 chromosome 11, LegGlyc_1.1, whole genome shotgun sequence, a single window of DNA contains:
- the LOC125231063 gene encoding uncharacterized protein LOC125231063, translating to MAFYRIALLLTVITTLAAAQRPFYAGLKPIGYPQLESDLLTNRFGSDEPGPIEFQGDPNYRNRIQQLPQDKQPFWYLNWQQYDDLRKNPQTYPQRPSVFSNSITK from the coding sequence ATGGCGTTCTACAGAATTGCTCTGCTGCTCACAGTAATAACCACTTTGGCCGCAGCGCAACGGCCCTTCTACGCTGGACTCAAACCCATTGGCTACCCTCAGCTTGAATCGGACCTCCTAACCAACAGATTTGGGAGCGACGAACCTGGCCCAATAGAGTTCCAGGGAGACCCGAATTACAGAAACAGAATTCAGCAACTACCACAAGACAAGCAGCCTTTCTGGTATCTCAACTGGCAACAGTATGATGATCTTAGGAAGAATCCGCAAACGTACCCTCAGCGGCCCAGTGTGTTCAGCAATAGTATTACTAAGTAG